From Rhineura floridana isolate rRhiFlo1 chromosome 5, rRhiFlo1.hap2, whole genome shotgun sequence, a single genomic window includes:
- the ARFIP2 gene encoding arfaptin-2 isoform X2 produces MRPALCPGATGAPPRASSPPCTKQLISERFGRGSRTVDLELETQIELLRDTKRKYECVLGLARALTNHFYSLVQTQHALADAFSDLSQKSPELQEEFGYNAETQKLLCKNGETLLGAVNFFVSSINTLVSKTMEDTLMTVKQYETARLEYDAYRTDLEELNLGPRDASTLCRLDAAQVNFQAHRSKYEKLRADVAVKLKFLEENKVKVMHKQLLLFHNAISAYFAGNQQQLEQTLKQFNIKLKSPGAEKPSWLEEQ; encoded by the exons atGAGACCAGCATTGTGTCCGGGGGCTACGGGGGCACCGCCGAGGGCATCATCCCCACCG TGCACGAAGCAGCTGATCTCGGAGCGCTTTGGCCGAGGCTCTCGGACTGTCGACCTGGAGCTGGAAACCCAGATTGAGCTGCTGCGAGACACAAAGCGGAAGTACGAGTGTGTCCTGGGCCTGGCGCGGGCCCTCACCAACCACTTCTACAGCCTGGTGCAGACGCAGCACGCCCTTGCCGACGCCTTCTCAGACCTCAGCCAGAAGTCCCCCGAGCTCCAG GAGGAGTTCGGGTACAATGCAGAGACACAGAAGTTGCTGTGCAAGAATGGGGAGACCCTCCTGGGAGCCGTCAATTTCTTCGTCTCCAGCATCAACACACTGGTCAGCAAGACCATGGAGGACACCCTCATGACCGTCAAGCAGTACGAGACTGCCAG GTTGGAGTACGATGCCTACCGCACAGACCTGGAGGAGCTGAACCTGGGCCCCCGGGATGCCAGCACCCTCTGCCGCTTGGATGCTGCCCAGGTCAACTTCCAGGCCCATCGCTCGAAGTACGAGAAGCTGCGGGCAGACGTGGCGGTCAAGCTGAAGTTCTTGGAGGAGAACAAG gtgAAAGTGATGCATAAGCAGTTGCTCCTCTTCCACAACGCCATCTCGGCCTACTTTGCCGGCAACCAGCAGCAGCTGGAGCAGACCCTGAAGCAGTTCAACATCAAGCTGAAGAGTCCTGGGGCGGAGAAGCCCTCCTGGCTGGAGGAGCAGTGA
- the ARFIP2 gene encoding arfaptin-2 isoform X1, producing MTDGLMSKAATMEIPIHGNGDSRRLAEDDGLEQDLQQVMVSGPNLNETSIVSGGYGGTAEGIIPTGTIKGSGLHQPHSNQAMAGEEATRGVAVEKFDVVKKWGINTYKCTKQLISERFGRGSRTVDLELETQIELLRDTKRKYECVLGLARALTNHFYSLVQTQHALADAFSDLSQKSPELQEEFGYNAETQKLLCKNGETLLGAVNFFVSSINTLVSKTMEDTLMTVKQYETARLEYDAYRTDLEELNLGPRDASTLCRLDAAQVNFQAHRSKYEKLRADVAVKLKFLEENKVKVMHKQLLLFHNAISAYFAGNQQQLEQTLKQFNIKLKSPGAEKPSWLEEQ from the exons ATGACAGACGGGCTGATGAGCAAAGCGGCCACCATGGAGATACCCATCCATGGCAATGGAGACTCCAGGCGTCTCGCTGAGGACGATGGTCTGGAGCAG GACCTGCAGCAGGTGATGgtgtcagggcccaacctgaatGAGACCAGCATTGTGTCCGGGGGCTACGGGGGCACCGCCGAGGGCATCATCCCCACCGGCACCATCAAAG GTTCCGGTTTGCACCAGCCTCACTCCAACCAAGCTATGGCAGGCGAGGAGGCCACACGAGGGGTTGCTGTGGAGAAATTTGATGTCGTCAAGAAATGGGGCATCAACACATACAAG TGCACGAAGCAGCTGATCTCGGAGCGCTTTGGCCGAGGCTCTCGGACTGTCGACCTGGAGCTGGAAACCCAGATTGAGCTGCTGCGAGACACAAAGCGGAAGTACGAGTGTGTCCTGGGCCTGGCGCGGGCCCTCACCAACCACTTCTACAGCCTGGTGCAGACGCAGCACGCCCTTGCCGACGCCTTCTCAGACCTCAGCCAGAAGTCCCCCGAGCTCCAG GAGGAGTTCGGGTACAATGCAGAGACACAGAAGTTGCTGTGCAAGAATGGGGAGACCCTCCTGGGAGCCGTCAATTTCTTCGTCTCCAGCATCAACACACTGGTCAGCAAGACCATGGAGGACACCCTCATGACCGTCAAGCAGTACGAGACTGCCAG GTTGGAGTACGATGCCTACCGCACAGACCTGGAGGAGCTGAACCTGGGCCCCCGGGATGCCAGCACCCTCTGCCGCTTGGATGCTGCCCAGGTCAACTTCCAGGCCCATCGCTCGAAGTACGAGAAGCTGCGGGCAGACGTGGCGGTCAAGCTGAAGTTCTTGGAGGAGAACAAG gtgAAAGTGATGCATAAGCAGTTGCTCCTCTTCCACAACGCCATCTCGGCCTACTTTGCCGGCAACCAGCAGCAGCTGGAGCAGACCCTGAAGCAGTTCAACATCAAGCTGAAGAGTCCTGGGGCGGAGAAGCCCTCCTGGCTGGAGGAGCAGTGA